Proteins co-encoded in one Lineus longissimus chromosome 11, tnLinLong1.2, whole genome shotgun sequence genomic window:
- the LOC135495784 gene encoding carboxypeptidase B-like, which translates to MPSPLSVCIFVAISGFCFVNAVKHQYNGDKVFRVFLESEDAFQYVEKIIGEGPWELDEWARHVYSATNATIDIRVPKPILRRFRRKLRGDGIRYKIVIHNLQSLIDDEMDLEKPRHRRDATGKTVNAEDQDGPRYLWDNIVGRYVTFDEIMNWIQNIADTSPLASIIDIGKSFEGRPLKVLKLNGTRSSDPSEKPRPGIWLDGGIHAREWISPATMNYIIFNMVQGYGKIREITDLLDYFDWYFMPVSNPDGYEYSMTTERLWRKSRSISGHSFCRGVDLNRNFGHHWMDCKPMFYLCASSDPCRGTFAGDAPFSEKESIAMSQFLKAQQENDKFVFYFSLHSFSQIWLLPWGYTKSKRPADINDLTEVAQVGVDALNRTHGTSYTMGSPASILYAAGGNSLDWAKGVAKIKYSYILELRDTGEYGFLLPESHIMETAEETFNGIKAAVSYYVRKSSLENEPVEEKLALFIETVLDMALDDEH; encoded by the exons ATGCCTTCTCCGTTATCAGTGTGTATATTCGTGGCAATTTCAGGTTTTTGTTTTGTGAACGCCGTCAAACATCAATACAACGG GGACAAGGTTTTTCGCGTCTTCTTAGAAAGTGAGGATGCGTTTCAGTatgtagagaaaataatcgGAGAAGGACCTTGGGAG CTAGATGAATGGGCCCGCCATGTCTACTCTGCTACGAACGCCACCATCGACATCAGGGTCCCCAAACCCATCCTGAGGCGCTTTAGGCGCAAGTTGAGGGGAGATGGAATAAGATACAAGATTGTTATACACAACTTGCAAAG TTTGATAGATGATGAAATGGACCTTGAGAAACCCCGCCACAGACGAGACGCGACGGGCAAGACAGTGAATGCGGAAGACCAAGATGGGCCACGCTACCTCTGGGACAACATCGTCGGAAGATACGTCACCTTTGACGAG ATAATGAACTGGATCCAGAACATTGCCGACACCAGTCCCCTGGCGTCCATCATCGATATCGGCAAATCATTTGAAGGGAGACCACTCAAAGTTCTCAAG CTCAATGGAACGAGATCATCAGATCCCAGCGAGAAACCGCGGCCTGGTATCTGGTTAGATGGAGGGATTCACGCCAGAGAATGGATAAGTCCCGCTACAATGAATTACATCATATTCAAC ATGGTGCAAGGTTACGGCAAGATCCGAGAGATCACTGATCTATTGGACTACTTCGATTGGTACTTTATGCCGGTGTCCAACCCTGATGGATATGAATACTCCATGACAACG GAACGTTTATGGAGGAAAAGTCGCAGCATCAGTGGACACTCATTTTGCCGGGGAGTGGACCTCAATAGGAACTTTGGACATCACTGGATGG ACTGCAAGCCCATGTTTTATCTGTGCGCAAGCAGCGACCCCTGCCGAGGAACCTTCGCTGGGGACGCACCCTTCTCCGAGAAAGAGAGCATAGCCATGTCACAGTTCCTCAAGGCTCAACAAGAGAATGACAAATTCGTCTTTTATTTCTCGCTCCATTCCTTCTCTCAAATATGGCTGCTGCCATGGGGTTATACGAAGAGCAAGCGGCCAGCTGATATCAATGACCTA ACCGAGGTAGCTCAGGTTGGTGTGGATGCTCTCAATAGGACACATGGCACAAGTTACACCATGGGATCCCCTGCAAGTATTTTAT ATGCTGCGGGTGGCAATTCCCTGGATTGGGCAAAGGGTGTCGCAAAGATCAAATACTCCTATATCCTGGAACTCAGAGATACTGGCGAGTACGGTTTCCTCCTACCAGAATCCCACATTATGGAGACGGCTGAGGAAACGTTTAACGGAATCAAAGCAGCCGTCAGTTATTATGTCAGGAAATCCTCTTTGGAGAATGAACCGGTTGAGGAGAAACTTGCACTGTTCATCGAGACGGTCCTTGACATGGCTCTAGATGATGAACATTAG